Proteins encoded in a region of the Paenibacillus sp. E222 genome:
- a CDS encoding carbohydrate ABC transporter permease translates to MQTALAPKPSVPRTTRVARFWRDYGWAYLFILAPVLLFLIFTLYPVLTALVMSFQKYNIMNSTWVGLDNYERLVKDETFWKSIKNTLIFTVGTVPVNILITFVLSYFIFQMKSKWQTFFKATLYLPAVASGVTISIVWLAIFDPTDSGLLNRFLGLLGLDPVIWLGQSGTALFSLILMNWLGSHGAGIILYLAAMGGIPKSLYEAADIDHASGWTQFSKITWPLLKPTTLYLLVTGVITSFQVFISVYLMTQGGPNFATTTIAYLIYETAFKFYEFGLASAQSFVLAIIIIVISVIQFKYFSSDIEY, encoded by the coding sequence ATGCAGACCGCCCTTGCGCCAAAACCGTCTGTGCCCCGGACTACCCGGGTTGCCCGGTTTTGGCGAGACTACGGGTGGGCGTATTTGTTTATTTTGGCGCCTGTCCTGCTGTTTCTCATTTTCACACTATATCCCGTTCTGACGGCTCTCGTGATGAGCTTCCAGAAATACAACATTATGAATTCGACGTGGGTTGGATTGGATAACTACGAGCGACTGGTGAAAGATGAGACGTTCTGGAAGTCGATTAAAAATACACTCATCTTTACTGTGGGTACGGTACCGGTCAATATTCTCATTACATTTGTACTGTCCTACTTCATCTTCCAGATGAAAAGCAAGTGGCAGACGTTCTTCAAAGCAACATTGTACCTGCCTGCGGTAGCATCCGGGGTAACCATCTCCATCGTATGGCTGGCGATCTTTGACCCGACGGATTCGGGACTGCTGAACCGCTTCCTCGGCCTGTTAGGCCTTGATCCGGTGATCTGGCTGGGCCAATCGGGAACGGCACTCTTTTCACTCATTCTGATGAACTGGCTCGGATCGCACGGCGCGGGCATTATTCTGTATCTGGCAGCCATGGGCGGTATTCCGAAATCGCTGTACGAAGCGGCAGATATTGATCATGCCAGCGGCTGGACCCAGTTCAGCAAGATTACATGGCCGCTGCTCAAACCAACGACGCTGTATCTGCTCGTGACAGGTGTGATCACGTCTTTCCAGGTGTTCATCTCGGTGTATCTAATGACACAGGGTGGACCGAACTTTGCGACAACAACGATCGCTTATCTGATCTACGAGACGGCATTCAAGTTCTATGAGTTCGGATTGGCTTCAGCACAGTCGTTCGTACTGGCGATTATCATCATTGTCATCTCCGTCATTCAGTTCAAATATTTCTCCAGCGATATTGAGTATTAG